Proteins co-encoded in one Rudaeicoccus suwonensis genomic window:
- a CDS encoding polymorphic toxin-type HINT domain-containing protein, whose product MTTTDAKTSTITAVLPSFAKTGGVNATAAATPMAKGASAAGAGLSAAALSKDVSNGAMVVAATTGATGASGSFTATSLQPQGTWSTSGASGDFQWSYPIQDPNPGYGADVAPDVDLSYDSGAVDGQIAGGNTQTGLVGEGWGNPGESYIERTYQTCSDDSSLPTADQTGDECWAGQILTMQLQGQSNPIVIDDSNGTYHLQGDDGSKLVRLTGADNHALAGEYWQLTTTNGVVYTFGENVLPGGSESTATNSVDTEPVYGPTSGDPCYNATFKDASCTQAYRWNLDMVQDPHHVTTIYNYTKESNYYGPDNSTTPTTYDRYSELASVIYGIPATSSSVYANPGSDQITLGYSQRCIASSSFNCASSSFNAANAAQWPDTPQDLVCASTGTCNTHSPSFWTQVRLTSIATAYRSGSSWVPVDSYAVGQDFPSSGDAQMDMTSLTQTGHSGSSTATLPSDQFEYITLANRVTDDSNDNEMQYDRLTDILTETGEHIQAFYNSMPGQSGRSQPLCTTSTLPSDVSENTSECFPVYWTQPYAPTPTLDFFHKYVVTEVTTGSVSGIVPERVVTYTYEGSPAWHYDDNPLVKAKDRTYGQWRGYGKVQSVVGSGSSAQTTVDTYFRGMDGDTLPTGTRSVSITDSTGHSYTDSNQYADTLLESQVYNGTAQVSATITAPTTVATTASQARSGMQPLVATMVRPASTMVLRNLATGGEDEVLDTYGYDAEGRQISDSETGSGLAPACTTTSYADNTTSWIRDDVAEVIHSAQACPAAGTAPSGISSDIRSYYDGSTTLGAVPGAGDETETDTAISSTHFAKVTTAYDSLGRQTSTTQYTSATDTTGRTSSTVYTPSTSGPVTQVVQKDPLGHTSTEVIDPGRYQVTSETDVAGHVTTATYDPLGRLTAVWKPGQTQGSTPATTSYAYQVSQSNPSTVTATTLVDAGTGSTSTTTNVTLYDSYGEVIQTQDSAVGSGAIVNDTAYDDAGRVSGNDNHFYITENPSTTLQVPTTDGDAFIANRTVTSYDGAGRPTTVQLYDGNTLTSTTTTVYGGNATTVIPPTGGVEMTTITNPRGETTETDRWSSPPTFSGNTYSGGTAVRDTYTFNAAGEQTQMVTAAGTPQAATFTTSYDMAGRQTSSADPDSGTTTTSYDDAGDPISITDAQGSTVAQTFDADGRLTGQYQGSTSGTQLTGLVYDTLQTGQQTSATRYVGGKAYTTAATGYDNAGRPTGTSVSLSVPGFAAAYTSPETWTSTGLLKTATIPAAGSAPAETLTYGYNNNGDPVSVTGGNQYVAAADIDHDGKPLGYTLDQGTDTTYLAFLYDAQTLDVTQQQFDAGSTVLDNTTTSYDLAGNITSSTDTQGASGAASTTTCYNYDHLDELTQAWTSTDNCSADPSTAGNATVGGAAPFWESWTYDAGGSRTTQTAHQLPATATPVSGTNPLTPTTGDNVTTSAVGSTGHAHDLTGTTTTGPNAGSTSQTVNADGQVTARTTAGGSQTLTWDPLGFLASVTTPAGTTSYVNDASGDPLLETDPSGATTLYLGSEDVTVTGGAVSNVTRYYDIAGRQIAYRVGTVGPTYVDANTQGTTTTTYTPSGSGGTPAANTTRQYLDPYGNNLAATSASALVAPTLATNRSFLGAASNGDTGLISTGLRKYDPTTGTFMSVDPVRDPSAVDELNGYAYGGGNPVTNSDPTGARYPSSAENGPHSYGCGNSCWSESATARYDYWYDHTYLPELRWEYWQSQAALRRQEAEAAYDRRIAAEESWYKEMHAGWRAPTPAPHKSSGGGFWGFVTHHAGAILMTGAVVGLTVVNVVQGGADPLTDGLEAEAVADDVSLIASEDAGEGAAAEGSSNDMCATQSFIPTTKVILASGATAAISTLRVGEKVVASDPVTGKTTTKTIDAVWINHDTDLMNLAVRTQSGKQTVIHTTAHHPFWDNTTHAWTEVDFLHPGDELRSLNGQPVTVVEHTAVTGAANMWDLTIDNLHDFYIATATNAVLVHNYGCDEWASNFASKNGGEIKSFSDPDGLPLGEYRPDGPDTDAVPETWFHHTVVLRDDLVYDEYNPNGASIDDFKQMFQYHEFIHFGF is encoded by the coding sequence GTGACCACGACGGACGCGAAGACTTCCACGATTACCGCGGTGTTGCCGAGTTTCGCCAAGACCGGCGGCGTCAACGCGACCGCGGCTGCCACCCCCATGGCGAAGGGCGCGTCCGCTGCTGGTGCGGGCCTGTCCGCAGCGGCGTTGTCCAAGGACGTCAGCAACGGGGCGATGGTGGTCGCCGCGACGACTGGCGCGACGGGGGCGTCGGGGTCGTTCACGGCGACCTCGTTGCAACCACAGGGCACATGGTCAACCTCGGGTGCCTCGGGTGATTTCCAGTGGTCGTATCCGATCCAGGACCCGAACCCTGGGTACGGGGCGGATGTGGCCCCGGATGTGGATTTGTCGTATGACTCGGGTGCGGTGGATGGTCAGATCGCGGGCGGGAACACTCAGACCGGCCTGGTGGGTGAAGGCTGGGGTAACCCGGGCGAGTCGTACATTGAACGCACGTACCAGACGTGCTCGGATGACAGCTCGTTGCCGACCGCGGATCAGACTGGTGATGAGTGCTGGGCCGGGCAGATCTTGACGATGCAGTTGCAGGGCCAGTCAAACCCGATCGTGATCGATGACTCGAACGGCACCTACCACCTGCAAGGTGATGACGGGTCGAAGCTGGTCCGGTTGACTGGCGCCGATAACCACGCGTTGGCCGGGGAGTATTGGCAGCTGACCACCACCAACGGCGTCGTCTACACCTTCGGTGAGAATGTCCTGCCCGGTGGATCCGAGTCCACGGCAACCAACTCCGTCGACACTGAACCTGTCTACGGGCCGACCTCAGGTGACCCCTGCTACAACGCGACGTTCAAGGACGCGTCCTGCACCCAGGCGTACCGGTGGAACCTGGACATGGTCCAAGACCCGCACCACGTGACCACGATCTACAACTACACCAAAGAATCCAACTACTACGGCCCGGACAACAGCACAACCCCGACGACGTACGACCGGTACTCCGAGCTGGCGAGTGTGATTTATGGGATCCCGGCCACCTCGAGCAGTGTGTACGCCAACCCCGGCTCCGATCAGATCACCCTGGGGTATTCCCAGCGGTGCATCGCCTCCTCATCGTTCAACTGCGCTTCGTCCTCGTTTAATGCGGCGAACGCAGCCCAGTGGCCCGACACACCCCAGGACCTGGTGTGCGCGTCGACCGGAACATGCAACACCCACTCGCCGTCGTTTTGGACGCAGGTGCGGTTGACCTCGATCGCGACCGCGTACCGCTCCGGGTCCTCGTGGGTGCCCGTCGATTCCTACGCGGTGGGGCAGGACTTCCCCTCCAGCGGGGATGCTCAGATGGACATGACCTCCCTGACACAGACCGGGCATTCCGGGTCATCCACAGCCACATTGCCATCAGACCAATTCGAGTACATCACCTTGGCCAACCGGGTCACCGATGACAGCAACGACAACGAAATGCAGTACGACCGGCTCACGGACATCCTGACCGAGACCGGCGAACACATCCAGGCGTTCTACAACTCGATGCCGGGCCAGTCGGGGCGGTCGCAGCCACTGTGTACGACCAGCACCCTGCCCTCCGACGTCTCGGAAAACACGAGTGAGTGCTTCCCGGTGTACTGGACGCAGCCATACGCACCGACCCCGACCCTTGACTTCTTCCACAAGTACGTGGTCACTGAAGTCACCACTGGGTCAGTATCGGGGATCGTCCCGGAAAGGGTCGTGACCTACACCTACGAAGGGTCCCCGGCCTGGCATTACGACGACAACCCTTTGGTAAAAGCCAAAGACCGCACCTACGGTCAGTGGCGCGGCTACGGCAAGGTTCAGTCGGTGGTCGGTAGCGGGTCATCGGCGCAAACCACTGTGGACACCTATTTCCGCGGCATGGACGGCGACACGCTCCCCACGGGGACTCGGTCGGTGTCAATCACCGACTCCACCGGGCACTCCTACACCGACAGCAACCAGTACGCCGACACGCTACTGGAATCACAGGTGTACAACGGAACCGCACAGGTCTCAGCGACGATCACCGCACCCACGACAGTGGCCACGACTGCGTCGCAGGCCCGGTCCGGGATGCAGCCGCTGGTGGCGACTATGGTCCGGCCCGCCTCGACGATGGTGCTGCGGAACCTGGCCACCGGCGGGGAAGATGAAGTGCTGGACACCTATGGGTACGACGCTGAGGGTCGTCAGATCAGCGACTCTGAGACGGGGTCCGGTCTGGCACCAGCGTGCACGACCACCTCGTACGCGGACAACACCACCAGCTGGATCCGCGACGACGTCGCCGAAGTCATCCACTCCGCGCAGGCCTGTCCCGCAGCCGGGACCGCCCCTAGCGGGATCTCGTCCGATATCCGCTCCTACTACGACGGGTCCACCACCCTCGGCGCCGTCCCCGGCGCGGGGGACGAAACCGAGACGGACACCGCGATCAGCAGCACCCATTTCGCGAAAGTCACCACCGCCTACGACAGCCTGGGCCGGCAAACGTCGACTACTCAGTACACCTCCGCCACTGACACGACCGGTCGTACCTCGAGCACCGTCTACACTCCGTCGACGAGTGGACCGGTCACCCAAGTCGTGCAGAAGGACCCTTTGGGTCACACAAGTACGGAAGTTATTGATCCTGGCCGGTACCAGGTGACCTCCGAAACCGATGTGGCCGGGCACGTCACCACCGCAACCTATGACCCACTCGGCCGGCTGACCGCGGTGTGGAAGCCCGGGCAAACCCAAGGCTCCACCCCCGCCACGACCAGTTACGCCTACCAGGTGTCGCAGAGCAACCCTTCGACGGTGACCGCGACCACCCTGGTGGACGCGGGTACCGGCAGCACGTCCACCACCACGAATGTCACCTTGTACGACTCCTACGGCGAGGTGATCCAAACCCAGGACAGCGCTGTCGGTTCTGGGGCGATCGTGAACGACACCGCCTACGACGACGCCGGACGGGTCTCGGGTAACGACAACCACTTCTACATCACCGAAAACCCGTCCACCACCTTGCAGGTACCCACCACCGATGGGGACGCGTTCATCGCGAACCGCACCGTCACCTCCTACGACGGTGCCGGCCGCCCCACCACAGTGCAGTTGTATGACGGGAACACCCTGACCTCGACAACGACCACCGTCTACGGCGGAAACGCCACCACGGTGATCCCACCCACCGGTGGTGTCGAAATGACCACGATCACCAACCCGCGCGGGGAAACCACCGAAACTGATCGGTGGTCCAGCCCACCCACCTTCTCCGGGAACACGTATTCGGGTGGGACCGCGGTGCGTGACACGTACACGTTCAACGCCGCGGGTGAGCAAACCCAAATGGTCACCGCTGCGGGCACACCGCAGGCGGCGACGTTTACGACCAGTTACGACATGGCCGGACGTCAGACCTCAAGCGCGGACCCGGACAGTGGCACGACAACCACGTCCTATGACGACGCCGGGGACCCCATCAGCATCACCGACGCGCAAGGATCAACCGTCGCGCAGACCTTCGACGCCGACGGACGCCTCACCGGCCAGTACCAGGGCAGCACCTCTGGTACCCAGCTGACCGGCCTGGTGTATGACACGCTGCAGACCGGGCAGCAAACGTCCGCCACCCGCTACGTCGGCGGTAAGGCGTACACGACCGCCGCGACCGGGTACGACAATGCCGGCCGCCCCACCGGAACCTCGGTGTCCTTGTCCGTCCCCGGGTTCGCCGCCGCTTACACCTCACCAGAAACGTGGACCAGCACCGGCCTACTGAAGACAGCGACGATCCCCGCCGCCGGGTCAGCGCCAGCAGAAACGCTCACCTACGGGTATAACAACAACGGGGACCCGGTCAGTGTGACGGGTGGCAATCAGTATGTCGCCGCAGCGGATATCGACCATGACGGGAAACCGTTGGGCTACACCCTGGATCAAGGCACAGACACCACGTATCTGGCATTCCTATACGACGCGCAGACGCTGGATGTGACGCAACAGCAGTTCGACGCTGGTAGCACCGTCCTGGATAACACCACCACCTCTTACGATCTCGCTGGAAATATCACCTCCTCCACCGACACCCAGGGCGCGTCTGGGGCGGCCTCGACCACGACCTGTTACAACTACGACCACCTGGACGAGCTCACCCAGGCGTGGACGTCCACAGACAACTGCTCCGCGGACCCCTCCACCGCAGGCAACGCGACCGTGGGTGGGGCGGCACCGTTCTGGGAGTCTTGGACCTATGACGCGGGCGGATCGCGCACCACCCAAACCGCGCACCAACTCCCCGCGACCGCGACTCCGGTGTCCGGAACTAACCCGCTGACCCCGACCACGGGTGACAACGTGACCACCTCGGCGGTCGGGTCGACCGGTCACGCCCACGATCTGACCGGGACTACCACCACCGGCCCGAACGCAGGTTCCACTAGTCAGACCGTGAACGCGGACGGGCAGGTCACCGCGCGCACCACTGCAGGCGGGAGCCAGACTCTGACTTGGGACCCTCTGGGATTCCTGGCGTCGGTGACGACTCCTGCTGGGACGACCAGCTACGTCAATGACGCCAGCGGTGACCCGCTGCTGGAAACTGACCCGTCCGGTGCGACGACGTTGTACTTGGGTTCTGAGGATGTGACCGTCACCGGTGGTGCCGTCAGTAACGTCACCCGGTACTACGACATCGCTGGTCGGCAGATCGCCTACCGGGTCGGCACCGTGGGCCCCACCTACGTTGACGCCAACACTCAGGGCACCACGACCACCACATACACCCCCAGTGGGTCCGGTGGGACGCCGGCCGCGAATACGACTCGCCAGTACTTGGACCCGTACGGCAATAACCTTGCTGCGACATCGGCATCAGCCCTGGTCGCACCCACCCTGGCGACGAATCGGTCCTTCCTTGGTGCTGCCAGTAACGGTGACACCGGCCTGATCAGCACTGGCCTGCGCAAATATGACCCCACCACCGGCACCTTTATGTCTGTGGACCCCGTCCGAGACCCCTCAGCTGTGGATGAGCTCAACGGGTACGCCTACGGCGGTGGGAACCCCGTCACCAACAGTGACCCGACCGGTGCCCGGTACCCCTCCTCGGCAGAAAACGGGCCCCACTCCTACGGGTGCGGCAATTCCTGCTGGTCAGAAAGCGCCACCGCACGCTACGACTACTGGTACGACCACACCTACCTGCCCGAACTCCGCTGGGAATACTGGCAATCCCAAGCAGCGCTGCGTCGACAAGAAGCAGAAGCCGCCTACGATAGGCGCATCGCCGCCGAAGAATCCTGGTACAAGGAAATGCACGCCGGGTGGCGCGCACCCACCCCTGCACCCCATAAGAGTTCTGGAGGCGGCTTCTGGGGATTCGTCACTCACCACGCTGGCGCCATCCTCATGACCGGCGCCGTCGTCGGACTCACCGTCGTTAATGTCGTCCAAGGAGGAGCCGACCCCCTCACCGACGGACTCGAAGCAGAAGCCGTCGCCGACGATGTCTCCCTTATCGCTAGCGAAGACGCCGGAGAAGGAGCCGCGGCAGAAGGCTCTTCAAACGACATGTGCGCGACGCAGTCATTCATCCCCACCACCAAGGTGATCCTGGCGAGCGGAGCGACTGCTGCGATCAGCACGTTGAGGGTTGGGGAGAAGGTCGTAGCATCGGATCCAGTGACTGGAAAGACCACGACCAAAACCATCGATGCCGTGTGGATCAACCACGACACCGATTTGATGAACCTCGCGGTTCGTACTCAGTCCGGCAAACAGACCGTGATCCACACCACCGCACACCACCCGTTCTGGGATAACACAACCCACGCATGGACCGAAGTAGACTTCCTTCACCCCGGCGATGAACTGCGCTCTCTTAACGGCCAGCCCGTCACCGTAGTCGAACACACCGCGGTCACCGGCGCTGCGAACATGTGGGACCTCACCATCGACAATCTGCACGACTTCTACATCGCCACCGCAACCAACGCCGTCCTCGTCCATAACTACGGCTGCGATGAATGGGCGTCAAACTTCGCAAGCAAGAACGGCGGCGAGATCAAGTCATTCTCAGACCCGGATGGTCTTCCTTTGGGAGAATATCGCCCCGACGGACCGGACACGGACGCAGTTCCCGAGACATGGTTTCATCACACTGTAGTTTTGCGAGATGACCTGGTCTACGACGAATACAACCCCAATGGCGCCAGCATAGATGATTTCAAACAGATGTTTCAGTATCATGAGTTCATACACTTTGGATTTTAG
- a CDS encoding KAP family P-loop NTPase fold protein, with protein MAVWSDTETNIDYINFSTVADSVVELIEQAQGKPLSIGISGAWGVGKSSLVMLTKEALERRERERALTTGVKASDFKSKYIFVSFNAWLYQGYDDARAALMEAIAVKLAEVAEERKTGIDKTQDFLRRIDWFRLASLTAWSAAALALGLPPVGLFGQFASLFTRGRKDGVDDALIEDAQGAITEGAKQAKGLLKDKPAQDESPRQRIQALRDSFVAALDELNVTLVVLIDDLDRCLPETAVSTLEAIRLFLFLDGTAFVIAADDQMIKHAVKKHFDQPDDALVTNYFDKLIQIPIRVPTLGTQEVRAYMFLLYVHNSALGEEERETIRVAVCERLATTWKGLRIDRAFIQSLGIELPTELVAQLDTADRLTAIMATASGIAGNPRLVKRFLNALSVRMAVAKNQGVFVDEAALAKLLLFERLAPPELYRELATSITNSADGKPHMLEGWEPVDSVLHTELRGMDISVEPVDEVRRAEESGIETKEATTDQVLAEDDFAVQASANHIPERWATGFPREWLALPPRLTDIDMRGALYVSREHLPILTVEDGMSSTVAELLNAIKEHPGEAAALTDRIRTLTSAEQAGIFDCLLDIARPIDEWGVPEILEALLVIVQVAPSLSGSLAGFLGDRPAAQIQPDLIPRLSGLVWASRLMETWLTNPDIEQPVKVAIEQRVGNGNIAK; from the coding sequence GTGGCCGTGTGGTCCGACACTGAGACGAATATTGACTACATCAATTTTTCTACCGTCGCCGATTCTGTGGTCGAATTGATCGAGCAGGCGCAAGGAAAGCCTCTCTCTATCGGGATCTCGGGCGCCTGGGGAGTCGGCAAGTCTTCACTAGTGATGCTCACCAAGGAAGCACTCGAGCGCCGCGAACGAGAGCGGGCGCTCACAACTGGTGTCAAAGCGAGCGACTTTAAGTCGAAGTACATCTTCGTCTCCTTCAACGCCTGGCTCTATCAGGGCTACGACGACGCCCGAGCGGCGCTAATGGAAGCGATCGCGGTGAAGCTCGCCGAGGTCGCTGAGGAGCGTAAGACCGGAATCGACAAGACCCAGGATTTCCTGCGACGGATCGACTGGTTCCGGCTTGCGAGTCTGACCGCGTGGTCCGCGGCCGCCCTAGCACTCGGATTGCCACCAGTCGGATTGTTCGGTCAATTCGCGTCCTTGTTCACTCGGGGCCGTAAGGATGGCGTCGACGACGCATTGATCGAAGACGCCCAAGGCGCGATCACTGAAGGTGCCAAGCAAGCCAAGGGACTCCTCAAGGACAAGCCCGCTCAGGACGAGAGCCCCCGACAGCGGATCCAGGCCCTACGCGACTCCTTTGTCGCAGCCCTTGACGAGCTCAACGTCACCCTTGTGGTCTTGATCGATGACCTTGACCGGTGTCTGCCTGAAACCGCCGTCTCGACGCTTGAGGCTATCCGCCTGTTCCTCTTCTTGGATGGAACTGCTTTCGTCATCGCTGCCGACGATCAGATGATCAAGCACGCCGTCAAGAAGCACTTCGACCAGCCCGACGACGCCCTGGTCACGAACTACTTCGACAAGCTGATCCAGATCCCTATTCGTGTCCCGACGTTGGGCACGCAAGAAGTTCGCGCCTATATGTTCCTGCTCTACGTGCACAACAGCGCCCTGGGGGAAGAAGAACGGGAGACGATACGCGTCGCCGTTTGTGAGCGGCTGGCGACGACGTGGAAAGGGCTGCGCATAGACCGCGCGTTCATCCAGAGTCTGGGGATCGAGCTGCCGACCGAACTGGTCGCACAGCTTGACACCGCTGATCGCCTCACGGCCATTATGGCGACGGCCAGTGGAATCGCCGGCAATCCTCGGCTGGTCAAACGATTCCTCAATGCCCTCTCCGTGCGCATGGCCGTTGCTAAAAACCAAGGAGTCTTCGTTGACGAAGCGGCACTGGCGAAGTTGCTGCTTTTCGAGCGTCTCGCGCCACCAGAGCTTTACCGGGAATTGGCGACGAGCATTACCAACAGTGCGGACGGCAAACCGCACATGCTCGAAGGATGGGAACCCGTTGACTCCGTTTTGCACACTGAATTAAGAGGCATGGATATCTCTGTCGAGCCGGTCGATGAAGTCCGGCGCGCCGAAGAATCAGGTATCGAAACCAAGGAAGCGACGACTGACCAGGTCCTCGCCGAAGACGATTTCGCGGTGCAAGCCTCGGCTAACCATATTCCCGAGAGATGGGCGACAGGCTTTCCCAGGGAATGGCTCGCGCTGCCGCCTCGGCTGACGGATATCGACATGCGTGGTGCGCTCTATGTCAGCCGCGAGCACCTTCCCATCCTAACGGTCGAGGACGGCATGTCCTCGACCGTGGCTGAGCTTCTCAACGCGATCAAGGAACACCCAGGCGAAGCAGCTGCACTGACCGACCGTATTCGAACGCTCACCAGCGCCGAGCAAGCCGGTATCTTCGACTGCCTCCTCGACATCGCTCGCCCTATTGACGAGTGGGGCGTGCCAGAGATCCTCGAAGCCCTGCTGGTGATTGTCCAGGTCGCTCCTAGTTTGAGCGGAAGCTTGGCTGGTTTCCTCGGTGACCGACCGGCCGCCCAGATCCAGCCCGATCTCATTCCCCGGCTCTCTGGCTTGGTGTGGGCGAGTCGCTTGATGGAGACCTGGTTAACCAACCCCGATATCGAACAGCCTGTAAAGGTAGCCATCGAACAGAGAGTGGGCAATGGGAACATCGCAAAGTAG
- the qatB gene encoding Qat anti-phage system associated protein QatB — protein sequence MGTSQSSAGPGSNVALVPPWAEPLPEDATLVTLEPVAPESETEPDRPVPSDLDQLAPDRRFVSARRNLGSFAKTGNGVSLRRGVAHYVGNGYGGPGTMSRRLGSIPTTARSLSRALDPNNADPGLDRALLQGKSAEEVIDAVVEAARPQDGTQDAEASREAIRNALSELLHEHADIDLLNMSDDQREFVIEHYTAHDVYRRFLLDIGKHVVDNAPNATVGLARLKQARSCIRQTIAESFRRLRETGRSMNTTNVRITVAYTLKDSLTVFEGYLA from the coding sequence ATGGGAACATCGCAAAGTAGCGCCGGCCCAGGATCGAATGTAGCTCTTGTTCCACCGTGGGCCGAGCCGCTGCCAGAGGACGCAACCCTAGTCACGCTTGAGCCAGTGGCACCTGAGTCTGAGACCGAGCCCGACCGTCCGGTGCCCTCGGATCTGGACCAGCTAGCACCGGATCGGCGCTTTGTGAGCGCCCGACGCAACCTTGGGTCGTTCGCGAAGACCGGTAACGGTGTTAGCTTGCGCCGCGGTGTCGCCCACTATGTTGGCAATGGGTATGGCGGTCCTGGAACCATGTCTCGTCGCCTCGGGTCGATTCCCACTACCGCAAGATCGCTTAGCAGAGCCCTCGACCCCAACAACGCTGACCCGGGTTTGGATCGCGCCCTTCTGCAGGGCAAGTCAGCCGAGGAGGTCATCGATGCCGTGGTTGAGGCTGCTCGCCCTCAAGACGGCACCCAGGATGCCGAAGCGTCTCGTGAAGCGATTCGCAACGCCCTATCAGAGCTTTTGCACGAACACGCCGACATCGACCTCCTGAACATGAGCGACGATCAACGGGAGTTCGTCATCGAGCACTACACTGCCCATGACGTATATCGACGATTCCTCCTCGACATCGGTAAGCACGTCGTCGACAACGCGCCTAACGCCACCGTCGGCTTGGCGCGCCTCAAGCAGGCTCGCAGTTGCATCCGTCAAACGATCGCTGAATCGTTCCGACGTCTGCGCGAGACGGGCCGGTCGATGAACACGACCAACGTGCGGATTACCGTCGCGTACACCCTCAAAGACAGTCTGACTGTCTTTGAGGGGTATCTGGCATGA
- the qatC gene encoding Qat anti-phage system QueC-like protein QatC, translating into MKYIVRPSGADPAARGHMPDGARFVELYARPGNAHGLTAGASILQEVRRAHLEPSLRAWDFLSIALAAVVADAATLRRNSPDGWTREISLDLALAEPEAWKPYLSVLTSALRFLTTDIWDIEITTTATVPFKTPTAPATHNADCVALLSGGLDSLIGGIDLVQAGRKPFFVSHTVRGDAAKQEDFATRLGVNEMSIRLNHSTKARSLAGSDETSQRVRSLIFIAYAVLAASTIISPNGGPVDLYINENGFISINPPLTPMRVGSLSTRTAHPRFLGLLQQLLDATGLNVRLINPYRLRTKGQMLAECKNQKLLAELADRSTSCGRFQRYNYRHCGRCLPCQVRRAAFLAWNRPDGTEYVFSDLGRKDNDHSAFDDVRAVAIARLTVEEDGFAYWAGGSLSWVPLSERDAVRVMLKHGILELGELHDHYQVT; encoded by the coding sequence ATGAAGTACATCGTTCGCCCTTCTGGAGCAGACCCCGCTGCAAGGGGGCATATGCCGGACGGCGCAAGATTCGTCGAGCTGTATGCACGACCCGGTAATGCGCACGGCCTTACGGCGGGAGCCTCCATCCTCCAAGAAGTCCGGCGTGCTCATCTCGAGCCGAGCCTCCGCGCCTGGGACTTCCTCTCCATCGCCCTAGCCGCCGTCGTCGCGGACGCCGCGACTCTTCGTCGCAACAGTCCCGATGGCTGGACCCGTGAGATCAGCCTCGATCTCGCGTTGGCCGAACCGGAAGCATGGAAGCCTTATCTCTCCGTATTGACGAGTGCTCTCAGATTCCTCACCACCGACATCTGGGACATCGAGATCACGACGACGGCCACCGTCCCGTTCAAGACACCCACGGCCCCAGCGACGCACAATGCGGATTGCGTTGCTCTACTCTCCGGCGGGCTCGACAGCCTTATTGGCGGCATCGATCTCGTTCAGGCTGGCAGGAAGCCCTTCTTCGTCAGCCACACCGTGCGTGGGGACGCCGCCAAGCAGGAGGACTTCGCCACGCGTCTCGGCGTCAACGAAATGAGCATCCGGCTCAATCACAGCACGAAGGCAAGGAGCCTAGCCGGCTCGGACGAAACGAGCCAGCGCGTCCGGTCGCTGATCTTCATCGCCTACGCCGTGCTAGCCGCTTCAACGATCATTAGCCCGAACGGAGGGCCCGTTGACCTTTATATCAATGAAAACGGTTTCATCTCGATCAATCCTCCGTTGACACCTATGCGGGTAGGAAGCCTCAGCACCCGCACTGCACATCCGCGCTTCCTGGGTCTCCTCCAGCAACTGCTCGACGCAACCGGGCTAAACGTGCGCCTGATCAATCCCTATCGTTTACGCACCAAGGGACAGATGCTGGCGGAGTGCAAGAACCAGAAGCTACTGGCTGAACTCGCCGATCGAAGCACGAGCTGTGGTCGTTTCCAGCGGTACAACTACCGCCATTGCGGGAGGTGTCTTCCGTGCCAAGTTCGTCGTGCTGCATTCCTGGCGTGGAACCGGCCCGACGGCACCGAATATGTCTTCAGTGATCTGGGCCGCAAGGACAACGATCACTCGGCGTTCGACGACGTACGTGCGGTAGCTATTGCCCGTCTCACCGTCGAAGAGGATGGGTTCGCCTACTGGGCGGGAGGCTCCCTATCGTGGGTCCCTCTGAGCGAACGAGATGCAGTCAGGGTCATGCTGAAACATGGCATCCTCGAACTCGGCGAACTGCACGACCACTACCAAGTCACCTGA